Proteins encoded in a region of the uncultured Paludibaculum sp. genome:
- the tnpB gene encoding IS66 family insertion sequence element accessory protein TnpB (TnpB, as the term is used for proteins encoded by IS66 family insertion elements, is considered an accessory protein, since TnpC, encoded by a neighboring gene, is a DDE family transposase.) yields the protein MISLPSALRIYLYTAPCDMRRGFDGLRALAAHVVGVDPLAGHLFVFCGRRRDRIKILYWDRDGWAVWAKRLEAGTYAYPFESTGRKEITSGELGALLEGLDLRNVKVRKRYLPLLQQSA from the coding sequence ATGATCAGCCTTCCATCCGCCCTGCGCATCTATCTCTACACCGCGCCTTGCGACATGCGGCGCGGTTTCGACGGGCTCAGAGCTCTCGCCGCTCATGTGGTCGGCGTCGACCCGTTGGCCGGACATTTGTTCGTGTTTTGCGGTCGGCGGCGCGACCGAATCAAAATTTTGTATTGGGACCGCGACGGCTGGGCGGTGTGGGCGAAGCGGCTCGAGGCCGGCACCTACGCCTATCCATTCGAGTCGACGGGCCGGAAGGAGATCACTTCCGGCGAACTCGGAGCCCTGCTGGAAGGGCTTGATCTGCGGAACGTAAAAGTGCGAAAACGGTATCTCCCGCTGTTGCAACAGAGCGCGTAG
- a CDS encoding IS4 family transposase, which yields MREPRIGPGWTAERGALLQLSVGAVSFSHRDRARATPKEGKTILQAASLFNQLLHHFPRNEFAALVKKHGAERSAKGFTCWTQFVSMLFCQLGRADSLREICNGLSCCLGKLVHLGIAKAPRRSTLSYANEHRPAALFEDLFWTSLARFRDSGTLGQRKHKFRFKNKLLSLDSTTITLCLNLFPWAKFRRAKGGVKAHVLLDHDDYLPAYVLLTEARRSDVKMADSFLPNPGSIVAMDRGYNDYALFGRWTKAGVFFVTRLKDDAQFEIVEERTRPQNSAICVDQIIRLSSAKGRAGCPHLLRRVVVWVPEKDDVIVLLTNHLEFGATTIAAIYKDRWKLELFFKAIKQNLTVKTFVGTSENALRIQIWTALIALLLLKWLHHLSRANWSLSNLASLLRLNLFTYRELTKWLNDPLETPPLPPPPQQLTLALC from the coding sequence ATCCGCGAACCACGAATCGGGCCCGGTTGGACGGCTGAGAGGGGTGCCCTCCTACAATTAAGCGTTGGCGCAGTTTCGTTTTCTCACCGGGACCGCGCCCGCGCCACACCCAAGGAGGGCAAGACAATCCTACAAGCCGCCAGTCTCTTCAATCAACTGCTGCACCACTTCCCCCGCAACGAGTTCGCCGCTCTCGTCAAGAAGCACGGCGCCGAACGCTCCGCCAAGGGCTTCACCTGCTGGACCCAGTTCGTTTCCATGCTCTTCTGCCAACTCGGCCGCGCCGACTCCCTTCGCGAGATCTGCAACGGGCTCAGTTGCTGCCTCGGCAAACTCGTGCACCTCGGCATCGCCAAAGCGCCCCGCCGTTCCACCCTTTCCTATGCCAATGAACACCGCCCTGCCGCCCTGTTCGAGGATCTCTTCTGGACCTCGCTGGCCCGCTTCCGCGACAGTGGGACCCTCGGCCAGCGCAAACACAAGTTCCGCTTCAAGAACAAGCTGCTCAGTCTGGACTCGACGACGATTACCCTGTGCCTGAACCTGTTTCCCTGGGCAAAGTTCCGTCGCGCCAAAGGCGGCGTGAAGGCGCATGTCCTCCTTGATCACGACGACTACCTGCCCGCCTATGTGCTGCTCACCGAGGCCCGCCGGAGCGATGTCAAAATGGCCGACTCCTTCCTGCCCAATCCCGGCTCCATCGTCGCCATGGATCGCGGCTACAACGACTACGCCCTGTTTGGCCGCTGGACGAAGGCCGGCGTCTTCTTCGTGACCCGGCTGAAAGACGATGCCCAGTTTGAGATTGTCGAGGAGCGGACAAGGCCGCAGAACAGCGCGATCTGTGTCGACCAGATCATCCGTCTCTCTTCGGCCAAAGGCCGCGCCGGCTGCCCGCATCTGCTACGCCGCGTCGTGGTCTGGGTCCCCGAAAAGGACGATGTCATCGTGCTCCTCACCAACCATCTGGAGTTCGGCGCGACGACCATTGCCGCCATCTACAAGGACCGCTGGAAACTGGAATTGTTTTTTAAGGCGATCAAGCAAAACTTGACCGTGAAGACCTTCGTTGGCACCAGCGAGAACGCTCTCCGCATCCAGATTTGGACAGCCCTGATCGCGCTGCTGCTGTTGAAGTGGCTGCATCACCTCTCCCGCGCCAACTGGTCCTTGTCCAATCTGGCCTCGTTGCTGCGGCTCAACCTGTTCACCTACCGCGAATTGACGAAATGGCTGAACGATCCGCTCGAAACCCCACCTCTGCCACCGCCGCCGCAGCAATTGACGCTCGCCCTGTGCTGA
- a CDS encoding YdcF family protein encodes MRRLIAIAFLVIGLPLATYLVVVAKQIEGQSVIDESQKSDIIVVLGAAEYNGRPSPVLKARLDHAFDLYQKGHSNLILTTGGAGGDQQFTEGQVGRDYLVRRGIAAEAIVVEGQGDSTVGSLLAVSEIMRRMGLVSAIVVSDGYHIFRAKRILEHEGMKVYGSPRPYRQQGTFREQWLYVRQALGYLLWRVGINI; translated from the coding sequence ATGAGGCGGCTCATTGCCATTGCATTTCTGGTCATCGGTTTGCCGTTGGCGACATACCTTGTGGTCGTGGCCAAGCAGATCGAGGGGCAATCCGTCATCGACGAGTCTCAAAAATCGGACATCATCGTCGTTCTCGGCGCCGCCGAATACAACGGCCGCCCCTCGCCGGTCCTGAAAGCCCGCCTGGATCACGCCTTCGACCTCTACCAGAAAGGCCATTCGAACCTCATCCTCACCACCGGCGGAGCGGGTGGCGACCAACAGTTCACCGAAGGCCAGGTGGGCCGCGACTACCTCGTCCGCCGCGGTATCGCCGCCGAGGCCATTGTGGTCGAGGGGCAGGGCGACTCCACCGTGGGGAGTCTCCTGGCGGTGAGCGAAATCATGCGCCGCATGGGCCTCGTCTCAGCCATCGTCGTCAGCGACGGCTACCACATCTTCCGCGCGAAGCGGATTCTCGAGCACGAGGGCATGAAGGTCTACGGCTCGCCCCGCCCCTACCGGCAGCAGGGCACCTTCCGCGAGCAATGGCTCTACGTCCGTCAGGCTCTGGGCTACCTCCTCTGGCGCGTCGGCATCAACATCTGA
- a CDS encoding ABC transporter permease, producing MNIIRGILSDLRLAIRTCTRTPSFTITASLTLAVGIAATSTIFAMVNGVLLRSLPFGDPDRLVALYEHHRTIGKQGISAPDYEDWRNYVKSLQGLAAYTEANYFEPWLTGDGGPPEKIKATLASHNLLTVLDVHPQLGRDFTRSDDEGHENSVAIISDRFWQRRFQALPTIIGRSLALDGRSYTVIGVLPPSVRLPDWADVWIPLSNLDTKTLQRRQSHVLNGVGRLKSGVSMEHLASELDTIVSQLRQKYPLTNGPTTYECRPLRDDLSGELRSPLLALSLAVILVLVVASCNVASLLQTRYLAREAEFAIKRALGARASTILRQLVLESWVLSLVGATVGLVMTAGVIVVVRKLSGGHFVRADQLSIDASVVMFAMCLAVLTSVIAAFGPVAQLVRSEHASMTVLKSRAGTPVKRRRAFVFLAGQIAMSMAVVVVAGLLVHDFRSMVNKKLGFKRDDLVTLSISLRPDLYSNDIVVRRYYDNLLARIRAIPGVAASALVSTPLFTRNGGRFWIDGVSEPEPGNFPVAQVREISPEYFAAMGIALVRGRYLDDSDQAPGNVVINQTLARTYFPNDSAIGRFIILGVFGSQRIKHQVVGVVADATDADLSSKALPTFYRMRPANPLRAGRA from the coding sequence ATGAATATAATCCGAGGCATACTCTCCGACCTCCGCTTGGCGATACGCACCTGCACGAGGACGCCAAGTTTTACGATTACGGCATCCCTGACACTCGCCGTCGGAATCGCCGCCACGTCTACTATCTTCGCCATGGTAAATGGTGTGCTGCTTCGTTCTCTCCCGTTCGGCGATCCGGATCGACTGGTGGCGCTCTACGAGCATCATCGCACCATCGGAAAGCAGGGCATTTCTGCCCCGGACTACGAGGACTGGAGGAACTACGTCAAGTCGCTCCAAGGCTTGGCGGCGTATACCGAGGCCAATTACTTTGAACCGTGGCTGACCGGCGACGGCGGACCACCTGAGAAGATTAAGGCTACATTAGCCTCGCATAACTTGCTAACAGTTCTGGATGTACATCCGCAGCTTGGTCGCGACTTCACCCGTTCCGACGACGAAGGACACGAAAACTCGGTAGCAATTATTAGCGATCGATTTTGGCAGCGTCGCTTTCAGGCTTTGCCCACGATTATCGGTCGTTCCTTGGCGCTAGACGGTCGTAGCTACACTGTTATCGGAGTGCTTCCGCCCAGCGTTCGCCTGCCCGATTGGGCAGATGTCTGGATCCCCTTGTCGAATCTGGACACCAAAACCCTCCAGCGGAGGCAGTCGCACGTGCTGAATGGCGTAGGGCGCCTGAAAAGTGGGGTTAGCATGGAACACCTTGCTTCCGAACTCGATACCATCGTCAGCCAATTACGCCAGAAATACCCTTTGACCAATGGACCGACCACTTATGAGTGTCGTCCTCTGAGGGATGATCTCAGTGGTGAGTTGCGGTCGCCACTGCTGGCGCTAAGTTTAGCAGTTATCTTGGTCTTGGTTGTAGCTTCCTGCAATGTCGCCAGTTTACTTCAGACTAGATATTTAGCGAGGGAGGCCGAGTTTGCCATAAAGCGCGCTTTGGGCGCACGCGCCAGTACTATCCTCCGTCAACTTGTACTTGAGAGTTGGGTGCTTTCCTTGGTGGGAGCCACTGTGGGCTTAGTGATGACCGCCGGCGTAATTGTGGTTGTGCGCAAGCTCAGCGGCGGCCACTTCGTGCGCGCGGACCAGCTTAGCATTGACGCTTCTGTGGTTATGTTCGCAATGTGCCTGGCCGTTCTGACGAGCGTGATAGCAGCCTTTGGCCCAGTAGCTCAACTTGTGCGATCCGAGCACGCCTCTATGACGGTGCTTAAGTCCCGCGCCGGTACGCCGGTGAAACGACGGCGCGCGTTTGTGTTCCTCGCGGGACAGATAGCTATGTCCATGGCGGTTGTGGTGGTGGCGGGGTTGCTTGTTCATGACTTCAGGAGTATGGTAAACAAAAAGTTAGGTTTTAAGCGGGATGATCTCGTTACGTTATCGATCTCGCTTCGTCCAGATCTCTACTCCAACGATATTGTCGTTAGGCGTTACTATGACAACTTGCTCGCCCGCATCCGCGCCATTCCGGGTGTTGCGGCGAGCGCGCTCGTCAGTACCCCGCTTTTTACCAGGAATGGCGGTCGTTTTTGGATAGACGGGGTATCTGAGCCTGAGCCGGGCAATTTCCCGGTCGCCCAGGTGCGAGAGATATCGCCTGAATATTTCGCGGCAATGGGGATCGCACTTGTGCGTGGTCGCTATCTAGATGACTCGGATCAGGCTCCGGGAAATGTAGTGATCAATCAAACCTTGGCGCGGACTTACTTCCCAAACGACAGTGCAATCGGACGCTTCATCATACTCGGAGTATTCGGTTCGCAACGCATAAAACACCAGGTAGTAGGGGTAGTCGCGGATGCGACGGATGCGGACCTAAGCAGCAAGGCGCTGCCCACCTTCTATCGTATGCGTCCGGCGAACCCATTGCGGGCAGGCCGCGCTTGA
- the accC gene encoding acetyl-CoA carboxylase biotin carboxylase subunit — MIQKVLIANRGEIALRVICACKDMGIKTVAVYSEADRYSLHVRFADEAVCIGPAKSALSYLNIPSVISAAEITNVDAIHPGYGFLSENSDFAEVCKASGLKFIGPEPDVTRSMGLKQIAREKMKAHGVPILPGSDGIIESPEHGLAVAAEIGYPVILKASAGGGGRGMRIVRSAEELPGLLAQAQHEAQGAFSNGDMYCEKFIEKPRHIEFQVIADEHGNVEVLGERECSIQRRHQKLIEEAPSAAVSPALRKKTAAALKKALSAIGYTNAGTVEFLMDETGNLYFIEVNARIQVEHPVTELITGIDLVKAQIRVAQGEKLSDILGGPIEIRGHALECRINAEHPVTFTPSPGRIQALNLPGGIGVRVDTAAYNDGVIPPYYDSLIAKLITHGRDRAEAVARMQRALDMFVVEGIHTSIPLHQAILADEEFQTAAIDTHFITRFLERRKNAAAK; from the coding sequence ATGATCCAGAAAGTTCTGATCGCCAATCGCGGTGAGATCGCCCTGCGCGTGATCTGCGCCTGCAAGGACATGGGCATCAAGACGGTGGCCGTGTACTCCGAGGCCGACCGCTATTCGCTGCACGTCCGCTTTGCTGACGAAGCCGTTTGCATCGGTCCGGCCAAGAGCGCTCTCAGCTATCTGAACATCCCCTCCGTCATCAGTGCGGCCGAGATTACCAACGTCGATGCCATCCATCCGGGCTATGGATTCCTGAGCGAGAACTCCGACTTTGCCGAGGTCTGCAAGGCATCAGGCCTGAAGTTCATCGGGCCGGAACCGGACGTCACCCGGTCGATGGGTTTGAAGCAGATTGCCCGGGAGAAGATGAAGGCGCACGGGGTCCCGATTCTGCCCGGCTCCGACGGCATCATCGAAAGCCCCGAACACGGTCTCGCGGTCGCCGCCGAGATCGGTTATCCGGTGATTCTCAAGGCTTCCGCCGGCGGCGGAGGGCGCGGCATGCGCATCGTCCGCTCGGCGGAAGAACTGCCCGGCCTGCTCGCCCAGGCCCAGCACGAAGCGCAGGGCGCCTTTTCGAACGGCGACATGTATTGCGAGAAGTTCATCGAGAAGCCGCGCCACATCGAGTTCCAGGTCATCGCCGACGAACACGGCAACGTGGAAGTGCTGGGGGAACGCGAATGCTCCATCCAGCGCCGCCACCAGAAGCTGATCGAAGAGGCCCCCTCGGCCGCGGTCTCGCCGGCGCTTCGCAAAAAGACAGCCGCTGCGTTGAAGAAGGCTCTCTCGGCCATCGGTTACACCAACGCCGGCACGGTTGAGTTCCTGATGGACGAGACTGGTAATCTGTACTTCATCGAGGTGAATGCCCGCATCCAGGTGGAGCATCCCGTCACTGAGCTCATCACGGGCATCGATCTCGTGAAGGCCCAGATCCGCGTCGCCCAAGGTGAGAAGCTCTCCGACATTCTCGGCGGCCCGATAGAGATCAGAGGACATGCCCTGGAGTGCCGCATCAACGCCGAGCATCCCGTGACGTTCACGCCGTCGCCGGGCCGCATTCAGGCCCTGAATTTGCCGGGCGGCATCGGTGTTCGCGTAGACACTGCCGCCTATAACGACGGCGTAATTCCGCCCTACTACGATTCGCTGATAGCCAAGCTGATCACGCATGGCCGCGACCGGGCCGAGGCAGTTGCCCGCATGCAGCGCGCGCTCGACATGTTCGTAGTCGAGGGAATCCACACGTCGATCCCTCTGCATCAGGCGATTCTGGCCGACGAGGAGTTCCAGACGGCGGCCATCGACACGCACTTCATCACGCGGTTCCTGGAGCGGCGCAAGAACGCAGCCGCTAAATAG
- the accB gene encoding acetyl-CoA carboxylase biotin carboxyl carrier protein, giving the protein MTIEEIRELIQTVCSTGVAELEVQRGDNRVWIKRTAGVVTQEIHVPQQSSAPAPAPVQTGTPSQVTVAAPSAQPAPGEPDLTDPTLEPIKSPIVGTFYAAGAPGAENFVKVGDTIKPGKVLCIIESMKLMNEIEAEVSGTIVKRLVENGQPVEYGEVLFLVKPS; this is encoded by the coding sequence ATGACCATTGAAGAGATTCGTGAGTTGATCCAAACGGTTTGCTCCACAGGAGTAGCCGAACTGGAAGTGCAGCGCGGCGACAACCGCGTCTGGATCAAGCGGACAGCAGGTGTCGTCACGCAGGAGATCCACGTGCCGCAACAGTCATCGGCGCCCGCTCCAGCCCCCGTTCAGACGGGCACGCCCTCTCAAGTGACAGTGGCCGCACCGTCCGCGCAACCCGCGCCCGGTGAGCCCGATCTGACCGATCCGACACTGGAGCCGATCAAATCGCCCATCGTAGGCACGTTCTATGCCGCCGGAGCGCCTGGCGCGGAGAATTTCGTGAAGGTTGGCGACACGATCAAACCGGGCAAGGTCCTGTGCATCATCGAATCGATGAAGCTGATGAACGAGATCGAAGCCGAGGTCTCCGGCACCATTGTGAAGCGGCTTGTCGAGAACGGCCAGCCGGTGGAATACGGCGAAGTATTGTTTCTGGTGAAGCCCAGCTAA
- a CDS encoding IS66 family transposase yields MKLDLNRLPDDPDLLREIVAGLASQLEEQERRLARVQHILEIMLAWRFGHKAEKIDERQLFLFAVQYEASGGDAESLHTELKEDLGEDSELLAAVKPPKRRRGHGRKALPKALTRERIEYELSEAERACPHCQSTMQRIGEEVSERLEYVPATLKVIEEARAKYGCQCGGAVKTAPKPAQPIEKGLAGPSLLAQVAVAKYADHCPLHRQEVIFQRHGVELSRKTMCGWMSQTADLLTPLYERLKAVALHSKVVQTDDTPVAVLDPTRMHTRKGRIWTYVGEEATVYDYTPTRAREGPDQFLKDYKGYLQADAYGGYDALYKDPERGLVEVACWAHARRKHYEARTSDVVRATTVLSHIGMLYKMERRWRGLSGAERRWQRRQHAVPVLEHLKEYLEREKLLVLPKSPEGMAIGYTLSNWQALCRYTEDGDLSIDNNAAERSLRGIAVGRRNWTFFGSDRGGRTAAVLTSFMATCQRKKIDPWAYLCDVLGRIAEHPIQQLDELLPSNWKPIQA; encoded by the coding sequence GTGAAGCTCGACCTCAACCGGTTGCCGGACGATCCCGATCTGCTGCGGGAAATCGTAGCTGGTCTGGCCTCGCAACTGGAAGAGCAGGAACGCCGCCTGGCTCGCGTGCAGCACATTCTGGAGATCATGCTGGCGTGGCGGTTCGGGCACAAGGCCGAGAAGATCGACGAACGCCAGCTCTTCCTGTTCGCTGTGCAGTATGAGGCCAGCGGCGGTGATGCCGAGTCCCTGCATACCGAACTGAAGGAAGACCTGGGCGAGGACTCCGAACTGCTGGCGGCAGTGAAGCCGCCCAAGAGACGCCGGGGTCACGGCCGCAAGGCCTTGCCGAAGGCGCTGACGCGCGAGCGGATCGAATACGAATTGAGCGAGGCCGAGCGGGCCTGCCCGCACTGCCAGTCGACCATGCAGCGCATCGGCGAGGAAGTGAGCGAGCGGCTGGAATACGTGCCGGCCACGCTGAAGGTGATTGAGGAAGCGCGGGCGAAGTATGGATGCCAGTGCGGCGGAGCGGTGAAGACGGCTCCAAAACCGGCGCAGCCGATTGAGAAGGGCCTGGCGGGGCCTTCGCTGCTGGCCCAGGTGGCGGTAGCGAAATATGCCGACCACTGCCCGCTACACAGGCAAGAGGTGATCTTCCAGCGGCACGGGGTGGAGCTTTCGCGCAAAACGATGTGCGGGTGGATGAGCCAGACGGCGGACTTGCTCACGCCGCTCTACGAACGGCTGAAAGCGGTGGCGCTGCACTCGAAAGTGGTACAAACCGACGACACGCCGGTGGCGGTGTTGGATCCGACCCGAATGCACACACGGAAAGGGCGGATCTGGACGTACGTGGGCGAGGAAGCGACGGTGTACGACTACACGCCGACGCGAGCGAGGGAGGGGCCGGACCAATTTTTGAAAGATTACAAGGGCTATTTGCAGGCCGATGCCTATGGTGGCTATGACGCCCTGTACAAGGACCCGGAGCGCGGTCTGGTGGAGGTTGCGTGCTGGGCGCACGCGAGGCGCAAGCACTACGAGGCGCGCACCAGTGACGTGGTGCGTGCGACGACCGTGCTGTCGCACATTGGCATGCTGTACAAGATGGAGCGGCGCTGGCGGGGACTGAGTGGTGCCGAGCGCCGGTGGCAGCGGCGGCAACACGCGGTGCCTGTGCTGGAACATCTCAAGGAGTATCTGGAGCGAGAGAAGCTACTGGTGTTGCCGAAGAGTCCGGAAGGGATGGCGATTGGCTACACGCTGTCGAACTGGCAGGCGCTGTGCCGGTACACGGAGGATGGCGACCTGTCGATTGATAACAATGCGGCCGAGAGAAGTCTGCGGGGCATCGCGGTCGGACGCCGGAATTGGACGTTTTTCGGGAGTGATCGTGGAGGCCGGACGGCGGCTGTGCTGACGAGCTTCATGGCGACGTGTCAGCGAAAGAAGATTGATCCTTGGGCGTATCTATGCGATGTGCTCGGGCGCATCGCGGAACACCCGATCCAGCAACTGGACGAGTTACTGCCAAGTAACTGGAAGCCCATCCAGGCGTAA
- a CDS encoding Xaa-Pro peptidase family protein has product MRLLHLLDKQKASAAAITHLPNVRYLSGFTGSNAILLISGRGATLYTDPRYDIQAHQEVQCSVRIVRGPLWPEVAREIAKRRLPTVALEADKIPHANWLEVAKLLGKGVKLRPMQGVVESLRSVKSPGEIATIRQSVQVNSKALAQTLKRVKPGMTELAVAADLDYRMRGLGAEAAAFETIVASGVRSALPHARPTAEKLKNDQVLLIDMGASLDGYASDMTRVVHLGKPGARIRGLYEAVLEAQLQAIAAVKPGASCADVDEAARGALRKRKLDRYFTHSTGHGLGLEIHEIPRIGAKVETVLQPGMVITIEPGVYVEDFGGVRIEDTVLVTETGVEVLTPTTKEFVVLAS; this is encoded by the coding sequence ATGCGGTTGCTGCACCTGCTGGATAAGCAGAAAGCCTCCGCTGCCGCGATCACTCATCTCCCCAATGTCCGCTACCTCAGCGGCTTCACGGGTAGCAACGCTATCCTATTGATTTCAGGCCGTGGAGCGACGCTCTACACCGATCCCCGCTACGACATCCAGGCCCACCAGGAAGTGCAGTGTTCCGTTCGAATCGTGCGCGGGCCGCTTTGGCCGGAGGTCGCCAGGGAGATCGCAAAACGCCGACTCCCCACCGTGGCGCTGGAAGCTGACAAGATCCCTCACGCCAACTGGCTGGAGGTGGCGAAGCTCCTCGGTAAGGGTGTGAAGCTCAGGCCCATGCAGGGCGTGGTGGAGTCGCTGCGTTCGGTCAAGTCCCCCGGCGAGATCGCGACCATCCGGCAGTCTGTGCAGGTCAATTCCAAGGCGCTGGCGCAAACCCTCAAACGGGTGAAACCAGGCATGACCGAACTGGCAGTCGCGGCCGATCTCGACTACCGCATGCGGGGGCTGGGCGCGGAAGCCGCGGCCTTCGAGACCATCGTGGCATCCGGGGTTCGTTCGGCTCTGCCGCATGCCCGGCCAACAGCCGAAAAGCTGAAAAACGATCAGGTACTATTGATAGACATGGGCGCAAGCCTGGACGGCTATGCGAGCGACATGACTCGAGTGGTCCACCTGGGTAAGCCGGGCGCCCGCATCCGCGGCTTGTATGAAGCCGTGCTGGAAGCGCAGTTGCAAGCAATTGCCGCCGTCAAGCCGGGCGCATCGTGCGCGGACGTGGATGAAGCTGCCCGCGGCGCATTGAGAAAACGCAAGTTGGATCGATACTTTACGCACTCCACTGGCCATGGATTGGGTCTTGAGATTCACGAAATCCCGCGCATCGGCGCCAAAGTGGAGACCGTCCTCCAGCCGGGCATGGTCATTACCATCGAGCCCGGCGTTTATGTCGAGGACTTTGGGGGCGTACGCATTGAAGACACCGTCCTGGTGACGGAGACCGGCGTCGAGGTTCTCACGCCGACGACAAAGGAATTTGTGGTACTCGCATCATGA
- a CDS encoding S9 family peptidase: MARLVLPFSVPVSALFLIVSPAAWAVDGPKAPTIEQSLNFAAPASVRISPDGQSVVYTAGSANWEENDFRTQVWLVKSSAGSPLQLTRHGKGASSPEWSPDGKWVSFVTARDGKKHIWLIAPQGGEAWQLTSGDAEVQSYEWAPDGKRIAFTSTGPESKDKKDRKEKYGEFEDVGGDHTYSHLYVVDLPAEPGAKTKPEPLTSGESFTVNGFSWSPDSTRIAFSAPINDSLSDGYSADLYVLTVKNKNLNKIVATQGPDTNPHWSPDGKWIAYETANGEPFFYFKNSLLAAVSADGGPSRMLTTNFDEEPSLIEWTQDGIWFSAQQKTASTVFLLDPKEGTYRAAFGTSAFSPGTPSFSKDRARMAFTGSALDDFAEVYVSPVAPFEPKALTTFRDQYKEFRLATREVISWKSKDDQVIEGVLIKPADFQVGKKYPLLVVIHGGPTGVDRPYRSADRYYPVEQFAAKGALILKPNYRGSAGYGEAFRSLNVRNLGVGDAWDVLSGVDSLVAQGMVDPERLGCMGWSQGGYISAFLTTNSDRFKAISVGAGISDWMTYYVNTDIHPFTRQYLKATPWDDPEIYRKTSPITNIKQARTPTLIQHGGNDQRVPLPNAYELYQGLKDQGVEARLVVYKGFGHGISKPKQQMHVMEDNLAWFSKWVLGAGQ, translated from the coding sequence ATGGCGCGCCTCGTACTCCCTTTCTCCGTCCCGGTTTCGGCCCTGTTCCTAATTGTCTCTCCAGCCGCGTGGGCGGTGGATGGTCCCAAAGCACCGACGATCGAGCAGTCGCTGAATTTCGCGGCGCCCGCTTCGGTGCGGATCTCGCCGGACGGCCAATCGGTGGTCTACACCGCCGGATCCGCGAATTGGGAGGAGAACGACTTCCGGACTCAGGTATGGCTTGTGAAGTCCAGCGCGGGCTCGCCCCTGCAACTCACCCGGCACGGGAAGGGTGCCTCGTCGCCCGAGTGGTCGCCGGATGGCAAGTGGGTTTCCTTTGTCACCGCGCGCGACGGCAAGAAGCACATCTGGCTGATTGCGCCGCAGGGCGGGGAAGCCTGGCAACTGACCTCGGGCGATGCCGAAGTGCAGTCATACGAATGGGCGCCCGATGGCAAACGCATCGCATTTACGTCGACCGGGCCGGAGTCGAAGGACAAGAAAGACCGGAAAGAGAAGTACGGCGAGTTTGAGGACGTGGGTGGCGACCACACCTACTCGCACCTGTATGTGGTCGACCTGCCGGCCGAGCCCGGAGCCAAAACGAAACCTGAGCCGTTGACGTCAGGCGAGAGTTTCACGGTGAACGGCTTTTCGTGGTCGCCGGATTCCACCCGCATTGCCTTCAGCGCACCCATCAATGACTCGCTGAGCGATGGATACAGCGCCGATCTCTATGTGCTGACGGTCAAGAACAAGAATCTGAACAAGATCGTGGCGACGCAGGGGCCGGACACCAATCCGCACTGGTCGCCCGACGGCAAGTGGATCGCTTATGAGACGGCCAATGGAGAGCCGTTCTTTTACTTCAAGAACTCACTCCTTGCCGCGGTTTCGGCCGACGGGGGCCCGTCGCGCATGCTGACGACGAACTTCGACGAGGAACCTTCGCTGATCGAATGGACGCAGGACGGTATCTGGTTCAGCGCGCAGCAGAAGACCGCGAGCACGGTGTTTCTGCTGGATCCGAAAGAGGGGACCTACCGCGCGGCGTTCGGGACTAGCGCCTTCTCGCCGGGCACGCCGTCGTTCAGCAAAGACCGTGCCCGGATGGCCTTCACCGGGTCGGCCCTGGACGACTTTGCCGAGGTCTACGTCTCGCCGGTGGCTCCATTTGAACCCAAGGCGCTGACCACCTTCCGGGATCAGTACAAGGAGTTCCGGTTGGCTACGCGGGAGGTGATCTCGTGGAAGTCGAAGGACGATCAGGTGATCGAGGGTGTCCTGATCAAGCCGGCGGACTTCCAGGTGGGGAAGAAGTACCCGCTGCTGGTGGTGATTCACGGAGGGCCGACTGGGGTTGACCGGCCTTACCGCTCGGCCGACCGTTACTATCCCGTGGAGCAGTTTGCCGCCAAGGGCGCGCTGATTCTGAAGCCGAACTACCGGGGCTCGGCCGGATATGGCGAGGCCTTTCGGTCGTTGAATGTCCGCAATCTGGGTGTCGGCGATGCCTGGGATGTGCTGAGTGGGGTCGATTCGCTGGTGGCGCAAGGGATGGTGGACCCGGAGCGCCTGGGCTGCATGGGCTGGAGCCAGGGGGGCTACATCAGCGCGTTTCTGACGACGAACAGCGACCGGTTCAAGGCCATCAGCGTCGGCGCGGGTATCAGCGACTGGATGACCTACTATGTGAACACCGACATTCACCCCTTCACGCGCCAATACCTGAAGGCGACGCCGTGGGACGATCCGGAGATTTACCGCAAGACTTCGCCGATCACGAATATCAAGCAGGCGCGGACGCCGACACTGATTCAGCACGGGGGCAACGACCAGCGGGTGCCGTTGCCGAACGCGTACGAACTGTACCAAGGGCTGAAGGATCAAGGGGTGGAAGCGCGGCTGGTGGTCTACAAGGGGTTCGGCCACGGTATTTCGAAGCCGAAGCAGCAGATGCATGTGATGGAAGACAATCTGGCGTGGTTCAGTAAGTGGGTTTTGGGGGCGGGGCAATAG